The candidate division KSB1 bacterium genome includes a region encoding these proteins:
- a CDS encoding DUF1223 domain-containing protein: MLIQGEEMKRGLILSSLSLLVLICFQGTSHGQAQVHSDDNNSTSSFAVVELFTSEGCSSCPPADKLLGEIVANARDNKKPVFALAFHVDYWDYIGWKDPYAKKAFSGRQQRYAQAFRSNRIYTPQMIVNGTEEFVGSNRAKARANIESALKKSADFTLFLEKSGSKESNQLEIEYNLSKLPEDAVLNLALVERGLVQNIKRG, translated from the coding sequence ATGCTAATCCAAGGAGAAGAAATGAAGCGTGGTTTAATTTTAAGTTCTTTATCGTTGTTGGTTCTTATTTGTTTCCAGGGAACGAGTCATGGCCAGGCTCAAGTTCATTCCGACGATAACAACTCTACCAGCTCATTCGCTGTTGTGGAATTATTCACTTCAGAGGGATGCTCGAGCTGCCCGCCGGCGGATAAACTTTTAGGAGAGATTGTTGCCAATGCTCGCGATAACAAAAAACCGGTGTTTGCTCTCGCGTTTCATGTCGATTATTGGGACTATATCGGCTGGAAGGATCCTTATGCAAAAAAAGCTTTTTCCGGACGGCAGCAAAGGTATGCCCAGGCCTTCCGGTCCAACCGGATTTACACACCGCAAATGATCGTTAATGGCACAGAAGAATTCGTGGGCTCAAACCGGGCCAAAGCCAGAGCAAACATAGAATCTGCACTTAAGAAATCGGCTGACTTTACTTTATTTCTGGAAAAATCAGGCAGCAAAGAATCAAATCAATTAGAGATAGAATACAACCTGTCAAAGTTACCCGAAGATGCTGTTTTGAATTTGGCGCTGGTTGAACGCGGTTTGGTGCAAAATATCAAGCGCGGGG
- a CDS encoding carbon-nitrogen hydrolase family protein translates to MRITVCQLANDTEALLKDWQQLTSHVKAEASDLVLLPEMPFYPWIAKTRQFDPETWQETVAAHDNWLTHFGDLSPANIIGTRPINSAGRRLNEGFVWDSKSGYRAAHAKTYLPDEEGFWEATWYDRGQVDFKPVDLGQARVGFLICTELWFMQHARAYGQQAIHLLACPRATPRSTLDKWLAGGRAAAVVSGAFCLSSNLITLGGPKEMGGPGWIISPDGDVLATTSVDRPIVTLEIDLSEAEQAKKTYPRYVLE, encoded by the coding sequence GTGAGAATCACCGTTTGCCAACTCGCTAATGATACTGAAGCACTGCTCAAGGATTGGCAGCAACTGACAAGCCATGTAAAAGCTGAGGCTAGCGATCTTGTTTTGCTTCCTGAAATGCCTTTTTATCCGTGGATTGCTAAAACCCGGCAGTTTGATCCGGAAACCTGGCAAGAGACGGTTGCTGCCCACGACAATTGGCTCACACATTTTGGGGATCTTTCTCCCGCAAACATCATTGGAACGCGACCCATTAATTCTGCGGGCCGGCGTTTGAACGAAGGCTTTGTCTGGGATTCCAAATCAGGATATCGAGCAGCCCATGCAAAAACTTATTTGCCCGATGAAGAAGGTTTTTGGGAAGCCACCTGGTATGATCGGGGTCAGGTAGATTTTAAACCCGTCGACTTAGGACAAGCTCGCGTCGGTTTCCTCATTTGTACCGAACTCTGGTTCATGCAGCACGCCAGAGCTTATGGCCAGCAGGCGATTCATTTGCTGGCCTGTCCACGGGCGACTCCGAGATCGACTTTGGACAAATGGTTAGCGGGCGGCCGGGCAGCGGCTGTTGTGTCCGGTGCTTTTTGTTTATCATCTAATCTGATTACACTTGGCGGACCGAAGGAGATGGGGGGACCAGGCTGGATAATCTCACCTGACGGAGATGTGCTGGCCACAACTTCTGTCGACCGGCCAATTGTTACCTTAGAAATTGATTTAAGTGAAGCAGAACAAGCTAAGAAAACATACCCGCGTTATGTACTCGAATAA